One region of Candidatus Methylomirabilota bacterium genomic DNA includes:
- a CDS encoding inorganic phosphate transporter gives MLTVIALIALVALIFDFINGFHDAANSIATVVSTRVLTPLQAVFWAAFFNFVAAFGFGVNVAKTVGKGVVEANIVDHWVILAGLLGAIAWDLITWYYGLPTSSSHALIGGFAGAAVVKAGVGSLIAAGLIKIGIFMILAPVIGLTAGFGLMLVTVWVFRRATPGRVDWLFRRLQLLSAAAYSLGHGTNDAQKTMGIISVLLFSSGYLGGEFYVPFWVVLAAHAAMGLGTLSGGWRIVKTMGMRITKLRPVGGFCAETAGAITLIGTAVAGIPVSTTHTITGAIMGVGSLQRFSAVRWGVAGRIVWAWIVTIPASALIAAASWLLLRLAGA, from the coding sequence ATGCTGACCGTCATCGCGCTCATCGCCCTCGTCGCGCTGATCTTCGACTTCATCAACGGCTTTCACGACGCCGCCAACTCCATCGCCACCGTGGTCTCGACCCGCGTGCTCACTCCGCTGCAGGCGGTCTTCTGGGCGGCCTTCTTCAACTTCGTGGCGGCGTTCGGCTTCGGCGTGAATGTCGCCAAGACCGTGGGGAAGGGCGTGGTCGAGGCCAACATCGTCGACCACTGGGTGATCCTGGCCGGGCTGCTCGGCGCCATCGCCTGGGACCTGATCACCTGGTACTACGGCCTGCCCACCAGCTCCTCTCATGCGCTGATCGGCGGTTTCGCCGGGGCGGCCGTCGTGAAGGCGGGGGTCGGATCTCTGATCGCGGCCGGCCTGATCAAGATCGGCATCTTCATGATCCTGGCGCCCGTGATCGGTCTCACGGCGGGCTTCGGCTTGATGCTGGTGACGGTGTGGGTCTTCCGGCGCGCGACCCCCGGCCGGGTAGACTGGCTCTTCCGGCGCCTGCAGCTCCTCTCGGCCGCCGCCTACAGCCTCGGCCACGGCACCAACGACGCCCAGAAGACGATGGGGATCATCTCGGTGCTGCTCTTCTCGTCCGGCTATCTCGGCGGCGAGTTCTACGTGCCCTTCTGGGTCGTCCTGGCGGCGCATGCCGCGATGGGGCTCGGCACACTGTCCGGCGGCTGGCGCATCGTGAAGACGATGGGCATGCGCATCACCAAGCTCCGCCCGGTCGGCGGATTCTGCGCCGAGACGGCGGGCGCGATCACGCTGATCGGCACCGCGGTGGCGGGCATTCCAGTCAGCACGACCCACACGATCACCGGGGCCATCATGGGCGTCGGCTCGCTCCAGCGCTTTTCCGCGGTGCGCTGGGGCGTTGCGGGGCGCATCGTGTGGGCCTGGATCGTCACCATTCCCGCCTCGGCGCTGATCGCGGCGGCCTCCTGGCTCCTTCTGCGTCTGGCCGGCGCGTAG
- the glnA gene encoding type I glutamate--ammonia ligase codes for MTPKDVLKLAKEKGAKIVDLRFIDLPGLWQHFSIPVSELKEDIFEEGLGFDGSSIRGFQTIDESDMLLIPDPDTAAMDPFTAVPTLVLICNVKDPVTGKWYTRDPRYIAQKAEAYLKKSGIGDTIYIGPELEFFFFDSIRFDQNYHSGYYFIDSEAGFWNSGKEGTPEQPNLGYKPRYKQGYFPVPPMDKFQDIRSDMVLALESVGVRIEVHHHEVATAGQTEVDMRYDTLTKMADKVLWYKYCAKNTARKWGKTATFMPKPLFQDNGSGMHTHQSIWKNGKNLFYERGGYADISKTCLYYIGGILKHAPALLALIAPSTNSYKRLVPGYEAPINLVYSQRNRSACVRIPVYSRSEGAKRIEFRTPDNTCNPYLSFSACLMAGLDGVANKIDPGKPVDKDLYELPPEEAKKIKQLPGSLDVVLDNLEKSHDWLLKGDVFTSDAIETWIDYKRKNEVDPVRLRPHPWEFALYFDI; via the coding sequence AAAGGCGCCAAGATTGTCGATCTCCGCTTCATCGACCTGCCCGGCCTCTGGCAGCACTTTTCGATACCGGTCTCCGAGTTGAAAGAGGACATCTTCGAGGAGGGCTTGGGCTTCGACGGCTCGTCGATCCGCGGATTCCAGACCATCGACGAGTCCGACATGCTGTTGATCCCGGACCCTGACACGGCCGCGATGGATCCGTTCACGGCGGTGCCCACGCTCGTTCTGATCTGCAACGTGAAAGACCCGGTAACCGGGAAGTGGTACACGCGGGACCCGCGGTACATTGCGCAGAAGGCGGAGGCGTATCTCAAGAAGAGCGGCATCGGCGACACGATTTATATCGGCCCCGAGCTGGAGTTCTTCTTCTTCGACTCGATCCGGTTCGACCAGAACTACCACTCGGGGTACTACTTCATCGACTCCGAAGCCGGCTTCTGGAACTCGGGGAAGGAAGGCACGCCCGAGCAGCCCAACCTCGGCTACAAGCCGCGCTACAAGCAGGGCTACTTCCCGGTCCCGCCAATGGACAAGTTCCAGGACATCCGCTCGGACATGGTCCTGGCGCTGGAGAGCGTCGGCGTCAGGATCGAGGTGCACCACCACGAAGTGGCGACCGCCGGCCAGACCGAAGTCGATATGCGCTACGACACGCTGACCAAGATGGCGGACAAGGTGCTCTGGTACAAGTACTGCGCCAAGAACACCGCGCGGAAGTGGGGGAAGACCGCCACCTTCATGCCGAAGCCGCTCTTCCAGGACAACGGTTCCGGCATGCACACGCATCAGTCGATCTGGAAGAACGGCAAGAACCTCTTCTACGAGCGGGGCGGCTACGCCGATATCTCCAAAACCTGCCTCTACTACATCGGCGGCATCCTCAAGCATGCGCCGGCGCTGCTTGCGCTCATCGCGCCGTCGACGAACTCCTACAAGAGGTTGGTGCCGGGGTACGAAGCCCCGATCAACCTGGTCTACAGCCAGCGCAACCGCTCGGCGTGCGTCCGCATCCCGGTGTACTCGAGATCGGAGGGCGCCAAGCGCATCGAGTTCCGCACACCCGACAACACGTGCAATCCGTATCTGTCATTCTCGGCGTGTCTGATGGCGGGGCTCGACGGCGTCGCCAACAAGATCGATCCCGGCAAGCCGGTGGACAAGGACCTCTACGAGCTGCCGCCGGAGGAGGCGAAGAAGATCAAGCAGCTTCCGGGCTCGCTGGACGTCGTGCTGGACAACCTCGAGAAGTCGCACGACTGGCTGCTCAAGGGCGATGTCTTCACGTCGGACGCCATCGAGACCTGGATCGACTACAAGCGCAAGAACGAGGTCGATCCCGTCCGGCTGCGCCCGCATCCCTGGGAGTTCGCGCTCTACTTCGATATTTAG
- a CDS encoding ANTAR domain-containing protein: MRRTPRWRVAILDDHERSRAELRAAISMAGGEVAGEAARGADTLALLRRARPDVAIFAVGLSDGDGIEVPARVAATEGCPVVLFTSRSGDDLVERARTAGVMAYLLKPLRPAELAPTLDLAIARFREARALERRLEDRKIIERAKGTLMARYGLSEDDAFRRLRRAAMDTRRPMVEITRALLVSESLAKDVVTE, translated from the coding sequence GTGAGGAGGACTCCGCGCTGGCGGGTCGCCATCCTGGACGACCACGAACGCTCGCGGGCCGAGCTGCGGGCGGCCATCTCGATGGCCGGAGGCGAGGTCGCCGGTGAGGCTGCGCGCGGCGCCGACACGCTGGCGCTGCTGCGGCGCGCGCGGCCGGACGTCGCGATCTTCGCCGTCGGTCTCTCCGACGGGGACGGCATCGAGGTCCCGGCCCGGGTGGCGGCCACCGAGGGCTGTCCGGTGGTTCTCTTCACCAGCCGCTCCGGCGACGATCTCGTCGAGCGGGCGCGCACCGCGGGCGTCATGGCGTATCTCCTCAAGCCGCTCCGCCCCGCGGAGCTGGCCCCTACCCTCGATCTCGCGATCGCCCGCTTCCGGGAGGCGCGGGCGCTCGAGCGACGGCTGGAGGACCGGAAGATCATCGAGCGGGCCAAGGGCACGCTGATGGCCCGCTACGGGCTCTCGGAAGACGACGCCTTCCGCCGGCTGCGCCGCGCAGCGATGGACACCCGCCGGCCGATGGTCGAGATCACCCGCGCCCTGCTCGTGTCGGAGTCGCTGGCCAAGGACGTGGTCACCGAATAG
- a CDS encoding DUF47 family protein: protein MFNLIPREVRFFDLFEQQSQHIIRAAGLLHELVHNFADARAKAYAIKEVEHQGDQITHEVVKRLNTTFITPIDREDIHALATRLDDVLDYIEAAAERLVVYRIKEPTSACRAMAEVIVTIVQSMDRAIRCLRTMDPAFHEHAVEVNRLENSADNLLRDSLAALFDESSDPIEVIKWKEIYETMEIITDRCEDVANVIEGIILKMA from the coding sequence ATGTTCAACCTCATCCCGCGGGAAGTCCGCTTCTTCGACCTCTTCGAGCAGCAGTCCCAGCACATCATCCGGGCCGCCGGCCTCCTGCATGAGCTGGTCCACAACTTCGCCGACGCCCGGGCCAAGGCCTACGCGATCAAGGAGGTCGAGCACCAGGGCGACCAGATCACCCACGAGGTGGTCAAGCGCCTGAACACGACCTTCATCACCCCCATCGACCGCGAGGACATCCACGCGCTGGCCACGCGGCTCGACGACGTGCTCGACTACATCGAGGCGGCGGCCGAGCGGCTGGTCGTCTACCGGATCAAGGAGCCGACCTCGGCCTGCCGGGCGATGGCGGAGGTGATCGTCACCATCGTGCAGTCGATGGACCGGGCGATCCGCTGCCTGCGCACGATGGATCCCGCCTTCCACGAGCACGCCGTCGAGGTCAACCGGCTCGAGAACAGCGCCGACAACCTGCTGCGCGACAGCCTGGCCGCCCTCTTCGACGAATCCAGCGACCCCATCGAGGTCATCAAGTGGAAGGAAATCTACGAGACGATGGAGATCATCACCGATCGCTGTGAGGACGTCGCCAACGTCATCGAGGGGATCATTCTGAAGATGGCTTGA